In Polaribacter sp. Hel_I_88, the following proteins share a genomic window:
- a CDS encoding N-acetylneuraminate synthase family protein → MSFKIGNHNIGINHPVYFIADIASNHGGDLGKAKELIYASAESRVDAIKMQNFSAQTIVSDYGFKNLTNVNTHQSKWKTSVFDSYKAASIPFEWTLELKELTEKLGMDYFTSPYSMELVKLVEPHVSAFKLGSGDITWHEIIKLMASLEKPLLIATGASTLEEIKNSVEVALSKTQDIILMQCNTNYTARHGEDSSVTRERFSNLNLSVLKAYSELWPQLPLGLSDHTHGSLSVLAAVGLYNCSVVEKHLTFDSSLEGQDHPFSMMPKEWLKMVEETEQLKAKLKGVNSFEERLKITSQNVDNTEFLNLSIGNGIKKVEDNEKNTVIVQRRAIRTSKNLAVGDTIREEDLVVLRPCPVDALPPYKMQEIIGKKLTRAIVEGDYIKAVDIN, encoded by the coding sequence ATGAGTTTTAAAATAGGTAATCACAATATAGGTATCAATCATCCTGTATATTTTATTGCAGATATTGCCTCAAATCACGGTGGTGATTTAGGTAAGGCAAAAGAATTAATTTATGCTAGTGCAGAATCAAGGGTTGACGCTATAAAAATGCAAAATTTTTCGGCACAAACCATAGTTTCCGATTATGGTTTTAAAAACCTAACTAATGTAAATACGCACCAAAGTAAATGGAAAACATCCGTTTTTGATTCTTATAAAGCTGCTTCAATTCCTTTCGAATGGACTCTAGAGCTTAAAGAATTAACAGAGAAATTAGGAATGGATTATTTTACATCTCCTTATTCTATGGAACTGGTTAAACTAGTAGAACCACATGTTTCAGCATTTAAGTTGGGTTCAGGTGATATTACTTGGCATGAAATCATTAAACTTATGGCTTCCTTAGAGAAGCCTTTGTTAATTGCAACTGGAGCAAGTACTTTAGAAGAAATTAAAAATTCAGTAGAAGTTGCCCTTTCTAAAACTCAGGATATAATTTTAATGCAATGCAATACGAATTATACAGCCAGACATGGTGAAGATAGTAGTGTAACACGCGAGCGTTTTTCAAATTTAAACCTTAGTGTTTTAAAAGCTTACAGTGAACTTTGGCCACAATTGCCATTAGGCTTGTCCGATCATACCCATGGAAGTTTAAGTGTTTTAGCAGCAGTTGGGTTATACAATTGTAGTGTTGTTGAAAAACATTTAACTTTTGACAGCTCGTTGGAAGGACAAGATCATCCTTTTTCAATGATGCCAAAAGAATGGTTAAAAATGGTTGAAGAAACAGAACAACTAAAGGCTAAATTAAAGGGAGTTAATTCATTTGAAGAAAGATTAAAAATAACGAGCCAAAATGTTGACAATACTGAATTCTTAAACCTATCCATTGGTAACGGAATTAAGAAAGTAGAAGACAATGAAAAAAATACAGTTATAGTGCAACGTAGAGCCATTCGAACAAGCAAAAACTTAGCAGTTGGCGATACAATAAGAGAAGAAGACTTAGTAGTTCTAAGACCTTGTCCAGTTGATGCTTTGCCTCCTTATAAAATGCAAGAAATAATAGGAAAAAAATTAACGAGAGCCATTGTTGAAGGAGATTATATTAAAGCTGTAGATATTAATTAA
- a CDS encoding polysaccharide pyruvyl transferase family protein: protein MKKKKILLWGYIGRKNFGDDLLFEIALKNLEHLENKEIFVLLPKEIEANYLSKINSELNIIKYNKSIAIFEFLKYHKVYYIGGGVFFDYKKNIGLVNFFKRRFSNFLRFNISRYFGTEFAGVGLGIGPYYSKKTKSISANILKNFSLIGVRDAESLKYAKEFRLKNVFLANDLSLLLHKDLLKLKKTAIKIDNKILICPRTYPHKKDFEKHLDILKELTVYLQKKLYNVEWIFLQEENELLIKELEGLKIKTRVWNPDEMKLSDFMSHFASASLVFTSRMHAVYISNMLKTKTVAIDVHPKLVHSSKLFYRNPIIVNPLSELKIYKEAMRSDNQYDNEEFIKDYKKVDEVNFKIIKWLNVK, encoded by the coding sequence ATGAAAAAGAAAAAGATTTTGCTTTGGGGTTATATAGGGAGAAAAAATTTTGGTGATGACTTATTATTTGAAATAGCTTTAAAAAACCTTGAACATTTAGAAAATAAAGAAATTTTTGTTTTATTACCAAAAGAAATAGAAGCAAATTATCTTTCAAAAATTAACTCTGAATTAAATATAATAAAATATAATAAATCAATAGCAATTTTTGAATTTTTAAAATATCACAAAGTTTATTATATAGGAGGAGGTGTTTTTTTTGATTATAAAAAAAATATAGGTCTTGTTAATTTTTTTAAACGAAGATTTAGCAATTTCTTAAGATTTAATATTTCAAGATATTTTGGTACTGAATTTGCTGGAGTTGGGTTAGGCATTGGTCCATATTATTCTAAAAAGACTAAATCTATAAGTGCAAATATTTTAAAGAATTTTAGTTTAATTGGAGTAAGAGATGCTGAGTCATTAAAATATGCAAAAGAATTCAGGTTAAAAAATGTTTTTTTGGCAAATGATTTAAGTTTATTATTACATAAAGACTTGTTAAAGCTAAAAAAAACAGCAATTAAAATTGATAATAAAATATTGATATGCCCAAGAACTTACCCACATAAAAAAGATTTTGAAAAACATTTAGATATATTAAAAGAATTAACAGTTTATCTACAAAAAAAACTATATAATGTTGAATGGATTTTTCTACAGGAAGAAAATGAACTTTTAATTAAAGAACTAGAGGGGTTAAAAATTAAAACTAGAGTTTGGAATCCTGATGAAATGAAGCTTAGTGATTTTATGTCACATTTTGCATCAGCATCATTAGTGTTTACGAGTAGGATGCATGCAGTTTATATATCTAATATGCTAAAAACAAAAACAGTAGCCATTGATGTGCATCCAAAATTAGTTCACTCAAGTAAATTGTTTTATAGAAATCCTATTATTGTCAATCCTTTATCTGAATTGAAAATATATAAAGAAGCTATGAGGTCTGATAACCAGTATGATAACGAAGAGTTTATAAAAGATTATAAAAAAGTAGATGAAGTTAATTTTAAAATAATTAAATGGTTAAATGTTAAATGA
- the murJ gene encoding murein biosynthesis integral membrane protein MurJ: MKTILKLFSLKLVTSILGVFYTVLQVRYFGASRIIEVYFAAQSLVYLVTSIVQSGQLSEVFLPEYHKLNSITKGLGFKGLNVVINRMLIWGTLIILGVFLFADIFINILVPGFSSEDKEQATLIFRILLPYLYFQIVNSFFITVLNAEKKFGRAEILGVTNTIVNILCLLLLYEIFGIWALVISLLLGKIIEFFFYINQLYKIGYKYSFDFKIDEFNHLSFFKTMGSTILYVGSTQIYSIVLTAGMSFLPEGTLAVFRYVQNLAVKVKGLFIQPFITIFFTQYSNLLKKSKSVTSEFKKNIHSILNVNSILIIGTILLGYEILDFIWGGDKFDEENLNLAYIFLLFNTLGIVFSSIGSIYRKMAVSHHKAKKLYSLWVISQLLSALFSYFLIKYFKVNGLYYIIPINALLMGVASYIVYLTTKKPLKFNFFNKKTFVLFLFILVACLLRFFIGKSKISFQEIYTILTLTLATLILCSLPLYLTYKIFRNEKNIN, from the coding sequence ATGAAAACCATACTAAAACTTTTCTCACTAAAATTAGTTACTAGTATTTTAGGTGTTTTTTATACTGTATTACAAGTTCGCTACTTTGGTGCATCAAGAATTATTGAGGTATATTTCGCTGCTCAAAGTTTAGTATATTTAGTAACTTCAATTGTACAAAGTGGTCAACTATCTGAAGTTTTTTTACCAGAATATCATAAACTAAATTCTATAACAAAAGGTCTTGGATTTAAAGGGTTAAATGTAGTAATCAATAGGATGTTAATATGGGGTACTCTAATAATTTTAGGTGTTTTTTTATTTGCAGATATTTTTATTAATATTTTAGTACCTGGGTTTAGCTCTGAGGATAAAGAACAAGCAACTCTTATTTTTAGAATCTTGTTACCCTATCTTTATTTTCAAATTGTAAATTCTTTTTTTATAACTGTATTAAATGCAGAAAAAAAATTTGGTAGGGCAGAAATATTGGGTGTTACAAATACAATTGTAAATATTTTGTGTTTACTATTATTATATGAAATTTTTGGAATTTGGGCTTTAGTAATTTCATTGCTTTTAGGTAAAATTATAGAGTTTTTCTTTTATATTAATCAACTTTATAAAATAGGTTATAAATATTCTTTTGATTTTAAAATAGATGAATTTAATCATTTGTCTTTTTTTAAAACTATGGGAAGTACAATATTATACGTAGGTTCTACACAAATTTATTCAATTGTTCTTACAGCTGGTATGTCTTTTTTACCAGAAGGTACATTGGCAGTTTTTAGATACGTACAAAATTTAGCTGTTAAAGTAAAAGGATTATTTATTCAACCATTTATTACCATATTTTTTACTCAATATTCAAACTTATTAAAAAAATCAAAAAGCGTAACTTCTGAGTTCAAAAAAAATATACATAGTATTTTAAATGTCAATAGTATTTTAATTATTGGTACAATTTTACTTGGTTATGAAATATTAGACTTTATTTGGGGTGGTGATAAATTTGACGAAGAGAATTTGAATTTAGCATATATCTTTTTATTATTTAATACATTAGGTATCGTTTTTAGCAGTATTGGCAGTATTTATAGAAAAATGGCAGTTTCACATCATAAAGCAAAAAAACTCTATTCTCTTTGGGTTATCTCACAGTTATTGTCAGCGTTGTTTAGTTATTTTCTTATAAAATATTTTAAAGTAAATGGTTTATACTATATTATACCTATAAATGCTTTATTGATGGGTGTTGCTTCTTACATAGTATATCTAACAACCAAAAAACCTTTAAAATTTAATTTTTTTAATAAAAAAACTTTTGTTTTGTTTTTGTTTATTTTAGTTGCTTGCTTATTACGTTTTTTCATTGGAAAATCAAAAATTAGTTTTCAAGAAATCTATACAATTTTAACTTTAACCTTAGCAACTTTAATCCTTTGTTCTCTTCCATTATATTTAACATATAAAATATTTAGAAATGAAAAAAATATTAATTGA
- a CDS encoding DapH/DapD/GlmU-related protein has product MGLEFRNSKNISIGNNCVVNKNVLLDGRGGKLSIGNNVDIAQETNIWTLEHDVHDDYHVDTGSDVIIEDYVWIASRCTILPGVKIGKGAVIASNSVVTKDVPEMAIFGGIPAKQIGIRKSNLKYNLDYKPWFK; this is encoded by the coding sequence ATGGGTTTAGAATTTAGAAACTCTAAAAATATAAGTATTGGAAATAATTGTGTTGTAAACAAAAATGTGCTGTTAGATGGTAGAGGAGGTAAATTAAGTATTGGCAACAATGTAGATATTGCTCAAGAAACCAATATTTGGACTCTTGAACATGACGTACACGATGATTATCATGTTGATACGGGTTCAGATGTTATTATAGAGGATTATGTTTGGATTGCCTCACGTTGTACAATACTTCCTGGTGTAAAAATAGGGAAAGGTGCAGTAATAGCCAGTAATAGTGTTGTGACAAAGGATGTGCCAGAAATGGCGATTTTTGGAGGTATACCAGCAAAACAAATTGGGATAAGAAAAAGTAACTTAAAATATAATTTGGATTATAAACCTTGGTTTAAATGA
- a CDS encoding glycosyltransferase family 4 protein, producing MITKIACLPVAGNQNPYQYLMIKGLNESNIINAFNGFDDRFFGIVKTWKKYKPNYIHFDWIHSYYVRRQLWMTILLLPLFIFQVLFIRYCTKTKIVWTLHNIMPHNTSSYKLNKFVRSFFARNCYWIRVFSSSTALKASKLFNIKQEKFRTVPEGDYVSIYPNKISTGEARNYFKLNKKDKVFLYLGFIRPYKGLGKLIEIFNNLDIQNSKLIIAGLARDKVYLDDLKNKIKRLDNKKIMLKNVFIPENDLQIYYNASDVVILPFSNVENSGSVIMAMGFSKLIVAPRIGVLNERLKNQKEYLYKDLATTIKKVISISKDQLKEIGKKNKESLQKYKWSDFQKQFLNDK from the coding sequence ATGATTACTAAAATAGCTTGTTTACCTGTTGCAGGAAATCAGAATCCTTATCAATATTTAATGATTAAAGGGCTTAATGAATCTAATATAATAAATGCTTTTAACGGTTTTGATGATCGTTTTTTTGGTATTGTTAAAACTTGGAAAAAATACAAACCTAATTATATTCATTTCGATTGGATTCATAGTTACTACGTAAGAAGACAATTATGGATGACCATATTGCTACTCCCTCTATTTATTTTTCAAGTTTTGTTTATCAGGTATTGTACTAAAACAAAAATTGTTTGGACATTGCATAATATTATGCCTCATAATACAAGCAGTTATAAATTGAATAAATTTGTAAGATCTTTTTTTGCAAGAAATTGTTATTGGATTAGAGTTTTTTCTTCTTCAACTGCATTAAAAGCTTCAAAATTATTTAATATTAAACAAGAAAAATTTAGAACTGTACCAGAGGGTGATTATGTTTCTATATATCCAAATAAAATATCAACAGGCGAGGCAAGAAATTATTTTAAGTTAAATAAAAAGGATAAAGTTTTTTTATATTTAGGTTTTATAAGACCTTATAAAGGTTTGGGCAAATTAATAGAAATATTTAATAATTTAGACATTCAAAACTCTAAGTTGATTATTGCAGGTTTAGCAAGAGATAAGGTTTATTTAGACGATTTAAAAAATAAAATAAAGCGGCTAGATAATAAAAAAATTATGCTTAAGAATGTTTTTATTCCTGAAAACGACCTGCAAATTTATTATAATGCTTCTGATGTTGTAATATTACCCTTTAGTAATGTTGAGAATTCAGGTTCAGTTATTATGGCCATGGGGTTTTCTAAACTGATTGTTGCACCTAGAATTGGAGTTTTAAATGAAAGGTTAAAAAATCAAAAAGAATATTTATATAAAGATTTGGCAACTACTATTAAAAAAGTTATAAGTATATCTAAAGATCAATTAAAAGAAATAGGAAAAAAAAATAAAGAAAGCTTACAAAAATACAAATGGTCTGATTTTCAAAAACAATTTTTAAATGATAAATAA
- a CDS encoding glycosyltransferase, with amino-acid sequence MINKNAFITSTMFSRSNGPANFAMNLYSDQTTNSCLHFFTPDAIKSDQQLTKVNLKFASTFKVLAMILAALDFYIVLRKNNFTTVVWNSSIFPWLSIFMLKKQKHIVFVNDSLSIDAKFEFNYRAIRLLIFKQIEKYNIKNSYKVISNSEIIKEKIVKKYNINPNKINTLFKGINLNDFNTLKSNFEIDTNKNITVTFVKSDPVVGGLMLLCKSLALLEYKFNLNVIGPSCLNDQYKNFTNIHINLLGKLKKEDVCKYMVGSDFFMVPCLKEAFGQANIEALYLQTPTLILPTEYQKKIHKSSYCYFTTGYTSEKISESINYLIKQPSSKREKKAKLAHQTVLKNYSFDATKLKFIEIIND; translated from the coding sequence ATGATAAATAAGAATGCGTTTATAACTTCTACAATGTTTTCAAGATCAAATGGTCCTGCTAATTTCGCTATGAACTTATATTCAGATCAAACAACAAATTCTTGCTTGCATTTTTTTACACCTGACGCAATCAAGTCAGACCAACAACTCACAAAAGTAAACTTAAAATTTGCTTCAACATTTAAGGTATTAGCGATGATTCTGGCAGCTTTAGACTTTTATATTGTTTTAAGAAAAAACAATTTTACAACTGTTGTATGGAATTCTAGTATATTTCCTTGGCTCTCAATTTTTATGTTAAAAAAACAAAAACATATTGTTTTTGTAAATGATAGTTTAAGTATAGATGCAAAGTTTGAGTTTAATTATAGAGCTATAAGATTACTTATTTTTAAACAAATTGAAAAATATAACATTAAAAACTCCTATAAAGTAATTTCTAATTCAGAAATTATAAAAGAAAAAATAGTTAAAAAATACAACATTAATCCTAATAAAATAAACACATTGTTTAAGGGTATTAATTTAAATGATTTCAACACTTTAAAATCTAATTTTGAAATTGATACGAATAAAAATATTACAGTAACATTTGTAAAGTCAGATCCCGTTGTTGGTGGTTTAATGTTACTCTGCAAATCATTAGCACTACTGGAGTATAAATTTAATTTAAATGTTATAGGGCCAAGCTGTTTGAATGATCAATATAAAAATTTTACAAATATTCATATCAATCTTTTAGGTAAATTGAAGAAAGAAGATGTTTGCAAATATATGGTAGGTTCAGATTTTTTTATGGTTCCGTGTCTTAAAGAAGCTTTTGGACAAGCAAACATTGAGGCTTTATACCTACAAACACCAACGCTAATTTTACCTACAGAATATCAAAAAAAAATACATAAAAGTTCTTATTGTTACTTTACAACAGGCTATACTTCTGAAAAAATCTCGGAGTCGATTAATTATTTAATCAAACAACCCTCTAGTAAAAGAGAGAAAAAAGCTAAGCTAGCTCATCAAACTGTTTTAAAAAATTATTCATTTGATGCAACAAAACTAAAATTTATAGAAATTATTAATGATTGA
- a CDS encoding O-antigen ligase: MIDLILKDKTYSKNQKNLFLIFLIICWLNFGNYSWLYYTWNGVPTSNPIFAAIRNSRVILPIIIFLYFFQINAWKNKVTKIIKENFFIYLLILVYFFNLIISEEFFSSLVYSIWLLFSVLILHLTVNEVKKDIHLIKLLKYGSFITIILVIPSIPYLFVNNEASFFSSKNYYAYPLVIYIICEFYIFIKSKVINYKLYRWLIMVLLFTAILMSGRRMPLVAALLSLLFYLYTTNKITFFIIAALSFLLVPFLLTSNIFGFTIEDSLTYKRINRVFENEDNLDSSYNERQFVWEYYIKSYKDSPIIGNGYNTSSSNLSRYYSGELEELSYHNSYLQILVESGALGFLFFLFYLFQVFFNFFKNKQYTLLPILITVLIINWVESNFLPGQVLFVLSFSIFALIQKRQ; encoded by the coding sequence ATGATTGATTTAATTTTAAAAGATAAGACATATTCCAAAAATCAAAAGAATTTATTTTTAATTTTTTTAATTATTTGTTGGTTAAACTTTGGTAATTATTCTTGGCTTTATTATACATGGAATGGGGTACCTACTAGTAATCCTATATTTGCTGCTATAAGAAATTCACGCGTAATATTACCGATTATAATTTTTTTATATTTTTTTCAAATAAACGCATGGAAAAATAAAGTAACTAAAATAATTAAAGAGAATTTTTTTATATACCTTTTGATATTAGTTTATTTTTTCAATTTAATAATTAGTGAAGAATTTTTTTCTTCATTAGTCTACTCGATTTGGCTTTTGTTTTCTGTGCTTATCCTGCATTTAACTGTAAACGAGGTAAAAAAAGATATTCATCTTATAAAATTATTGAAGTATGGTTCTTTTATTACAATTATATTAGTGATTCCTTCTATACCTTATCTATTTGTTAATAATGAAGCTTCTTTTTTTTCTTCAAAAAATTACTATGCTTATCCTTTAGTTATATATATTATATGTGAATTTTATATATTTATTAAATCAAAAGTTATAAATTACAAGCTCTATAGATGGTTAATTATGGTGTTGCTTTTTACAGCAATATTAATGTCGGGTAGAAGAATGCCATTAGTTGCAGCATTATTGAGTTTATTATTTTATTTATACACAACAAATAAAATAACTTTTTTTATTATTGCAGCTCTTTCATTTTTATTAGTGCCATTTTTGTTAACTTCTAATATTTTCGGTTTCACTATAGAAGATTCATTAACCTATAAACGTATCAATAGGGTTTTTGAAAATGAAGATAATTTAGATTCATCGTATAATGAACGACAGTTTGTATGGGAATATTATATTAAATCTTACAAAGACTCTCCAATAATTGGAAATGGATATAATACAAGTTCGTCGAACCTTTCAAGATATTATTCTGGAGAGCTAGAAGAGCTTTCTTATCATAACAGTTACTTACAAATATTAGTCGAATCTGGTGCACTTGGGTTTTTATTTTTTTTATTTTATTTATTTCAAGTCTTTTTTAATTTTTTTAAAAACAAACAATATACTTTATTACCTATATTAATAACTGTTTTGATAATTAATTGGGTTGAATCAAATTTTTTACCGGGTCAAGTATTATTTGTTTTATCATTTAGTATTTTTGCTTTAATTCAAAAAAGACAATGA